A region from the Hippoglossus hippoglossus isolate fHipHip1 chromosome 18, fHipHip1.pri, whole genome shotgun sequence genome encodes:
- the clcn5b gene encoding H(+)/Cl(-) exchange transporter 5 isoform X1 — translation MHSGPGAMENPGYCTGSLDSLHRPSDDDDDEMVDIAGATLDFSSTEDVPPLSSDYEEYSSSRAAGMNGNGPSRLVDPLDDPLPGLGTYEDFNTIDWVREKSKDRDRHREITNKSRQSTLALLLSVIDAFSGWLLMLLVGLMSGALAGGIDIAAHWLTDLKEGVCLNGFWFNHEHCCWTYNEMTFHERDQCPQWKSWAELIAGTSEGAFAYIVNYSMYIFWALLFAFLAVALVRAFAPYACGSGIPEIKTILSGFIIRGYLGKWTLIIKTITLVLAVSSGLSLGKEGPLVHVACCCANILCHLFTKYRKNEAKRREVLSAAAAVGVSVAFGAPIGGVLFSLEEVSYYFPLKTLWRSFFAALVAAFTLRSINPFGNSRLVLFYVEFHAPWHLLELGPFILLGIFGGLWGAFFIRANIAWCRRRKTTRLGHYPVTEVLVVTAVTALIAFPNSYTRMSGAELISELFNDCSLLDSSQLCGYKQPANSTGAGNSLADRPAGEGLYTALWQLALALIFKMIITVITFGMKVPSGLFIPSMAVGAIAGRLLGVGMEQLAYYNHDWFIFKGWCSPGADCITPGLYAMVGAAACLGGVTRMTVSLVVIMFELTGGLEYIVPLMAATMTSKWVADAFGREGIYEAHIRLNGYPFLEAKEEFDHSSLAVDVMRPRRSDPALAMLTQEGMTVGEVETLVESTHYSGFPVVVSQESQRLVGFVLRRDLLISIDNARKRQEGVVSASHVVFTEHAPSQADDGPPPLRLRGIMDLSPFTVTDHTPMDITVDIFRKLGLRQCLVTHNGRLLGIITKKDILKHMAQIANRDPDSILFN, via the exons ATGCACTCGGGACCCGGAGCCATGGAGAACCCTGGATACTGCACCGGGAGCCTCGACAGCCTTCATCGCCCCAGTGACGATGACGACGATGAGATGGTGGACATAGCAGGAGCCACGCTGGACTTCTCCAGCACCGAGGACGTGCCTCCTCTCAGCTCAG ATTATGAGgagtacagcagcagcagagccgcCGGTATGAACGGGAACGGTCCCAGTAGACTGGTGGACCCGCTGGACGACCCGCTGCCCGGACTGGGCACCTACGAAGACTTCAACACCATCGACTGGGTCAGAGAGAAGAGCAAGGACCGCGACAGACACCGAGAG ATCACCAATAAGAGCCGGCAGTCGACTTTGGCTCTGCTGCTCAGCGTCATAGATGCCTTCTCTGGGTGGCTGCTCATGCTGCTGGTGGGACTCATGTCAg gCGCCCTCGCCGGCGGCATCGACATCGCGGCCCACTGGCTGACGGACCTGAAAGAAGGCGTGTGTCTCAATGGCTTCTGGTTTAACCACGAGCACTGCTGCTGGACGTACAACGAGATGACGTTCCATGAGAGGGACCAATGTCCACAGTGGAAGAGCTGGGCTGAGCTCATAGCGGGGACGTCAGAG GGTGCGTTTGCTTACATCGTCAACTATTCGATGTACATCTTCTGGGCTCTGCTCTTCGCCTTCCTGGCCGTCGCTCTGGTCAGGGCCTTCGCTCCGTACGCATGTGGCTCAGGAATACCTGAG ATAAAAACCATCCTGAGTGGCTTCATCATCCGCGGCTACCTGGGGAAGTGGACCCTCATCATCAAGACCATCACCCTGGTCCTGGCCGTCTCCTCGGGGCTCAGTCTGGGGAAGGAAGGCCCCCTGGTGCACGTAGCCTGCTGCTGCGCTAACATACTGTGTCACCTGTTCACCAAATACCGCAAGAACGAGGCCAAGCGGCGAGAG GTTCTATCGGCGGCGGCGGCCGTGGGCGTGTCTGTGGCGTTCGGGGCTCCCATTGGAGGAGTCCTCTTCAGCCTGGAGGAA gtGAGTTATTACTTCCCCCTGAAGACCCTGTGGCGTTCCTTCTTCGCCGCTCTGGTCGCCGCCTTCACTCTCCGCTCCATCAACCCGTTTGGAAACAGCCGCCTGGTGCTGTTTTATGTGGAGTTCCACGCCCCGTGGCACCTGCTGGAGCTGGGCCCTTTTATCTTGCTGGGGATCTTCGGAGGCCTCTGGGGGGCGTTCTTCATCAGGGCCAACATTGCCTGGTGCAGGAGAC GTAAAACCACTCGTCTGGGCCACTACCCCGTCACGGAGGTGCTGGTGGTCACCGCGGTGACCGCCCTGATCGCGTTCCCCAACAGCTACACCAGGATGAGCGGAGCTGAGCTCATCTCCGAGCTGTTCAACGACTGCTCGCTGCTCGACTCCTCTCAGCTGTGTGGATACAAACAG CCAGCCAACTCAACAGGTGCAGGTAACAGCCTGGCGGACCGGCCTGCAGGAGAAGGCCTCTACACGGCTCTGTGGCAGCTGGCCTTGGCCTTGATATTCAAGATGATAATCACCGTTATCACCTTCGGCATGAAG GTTCCCTCCGGTCTCTTCATACCCAGCATGGCAGTCGGCGCCATCGCCGGCAGACTTCTGGGTGTCGGCATGGAGCAGTTGGCTTATTACAACCACGACTGGTTCATCTTCAAAGGGTGGTGCTCGCCGGGGGCGGACTGCATCACACCGGGGCTCTACGCCATGGTCGGAGCCGCTGCGTGTCTAG gtgGCGTGACTCGCATGACGGTGTCGCTGGTAGTCATCATGTTCGAGCTGACAGGCGGGCTGGAGTACATCGTCCCCCTCATGGCCGCAACCATGACCAGCAAATGGGTGGCAGATGCTTTCGGAAGAGAGGGAATCTACGAG GCTCACATCCGGCTGAACGGTTACCCCTTCCTGGAGGCCAAAGAGGAGTTCGACCACAGCAGCCTTGCTGTGGACGTGATGAGGCCCAGGAGGTCGGACCCGGCGCTGGCCATGCTCACGCAGGAGGGCATGACTGTGGGGGAGGTGGAG acgcTGGTGGAGAGCACGCACTACAGCGGGTTCCCCGTGGTCGTGTCCCAGGAGTCCCAGAGGCTCGTGGGGTTTGTGCTGAGGAGAGACCTGCTCATATCAATAG ACAACGCCCGGAAGCGGCAGGAAGGTGTCGTCAGCGCCTCCCACGTGGTTTTCACCGAGCACGCTCCTTCCCAGGCCGACGACGGCCCGCCTCCTCTCCGCCTCCGAGGGATCATGGACCTGAGCCCCTTCACGGTTACTGACCACACGCCCATGGACATCACCGTGGACATCTTCAGGAAGTTGGGGCTACGCCAATGTCTAGTCACGCATAACGG GAGGCTGCTGGGAATCATCACCAAGAAGGACATCCTGAAACACATGGCACAGATCGCCAACAGAGACCCGGACTCCATCCTCTTCAActga
- the clcn5b gene encoding H(+)/Cl(-) exchange transporter 5 isoform X2 codes for MENPGYCTGSLDSLHRPSDDDDDEMVDIAGATLDFSSTEDVPPLSSDYEEYSSSRAAGMNGNGPSRLVDPLDDPLPGLGTYEDFNTIDWVREKSKDRDRHREITNKSRQSTLALLLSVIDAFSGWLLMLLVGLMSGALAGGIDIAAHWLTDLKEGVCLNGFWFNHEHCCWTYNEMTFHERDQCPQWKSWAELIAGTSEGAFAYIVNYSMYIFWALLFAFLAVALVRAFAPYACGSGIPEIKTILSGFIIRGYLGKWTLIIKTITLVLAVSSGLSLGKEGPLVHVACCCANILCHLFTKYRKNEAKRREVLSAAAAVGVSVAFGAPIGGVLFSLEEVSYYFPLKTLWRSFFAALVAAFTLRSINPFGNSRLVLFYVEFHAPWHLLELGPFILLGIFGGLWGAFFIRANIAWCRRRKTTRLGHYPVTEVLVVTAVTALIAFPNSYTRMSGAELISELFNDCSLLDSSQLCGYKQPANSTGAGNSLADRPAGEGLYTALWQLALALIFKMIITVITFGMKVPSGLFIPSMAVGAIAGRLLGVGMEQLAYYNHDWFIFKGWCSPGADCITPGLYAMVGAAACLGGVTRMTVSLVVIMFELTGGLEYIVPLMAATMTSKWVADAFGREGIYEAHIRLNGYPFLEAKEEFDHSSLAVDVMRPRRSDPALAMLTQEGMTVGEVETLVESTHYSGFPVVVSQESQRLVGFVLRRDLLISIDNARKRQEGVVSASHVVFTEHAPSQADDGPPPLRLRGIMDLSPFTVTDHTPMDITVDIFRKLGLRQCLVTHNGRLLGIITKKDILKHMAQIANRDPDSILFN; via the exons ATGGAGAACCCTGGATACTGCACCGGGAGCCTCGACAGCCTTCATCGCCCCAGTGACGATGACGACGATGAGATGGTGGACATAGCAGGAGCCACGCTGGACTTCTCCAGCACCGAGGACGTGCCTCCTCTCAGCTCAG ATTATGAGgagtacagcagcagcagagccgcCGGTATGAACGGGAACGGTCCCAGTAGACTGGTGGACCCGCTGGACGACCCGCTGCCCGGACTGGGCACCTACGAAGACTTCAACACCATCGACTGGGTCAGAGAGAAGAGCAAGGACCGCGACAGACACCGAGAG ATCACCAATAAGAGCCGGCAGTCGACTTTGGCTCTGCTGCTCAGCGTCATAGATGCCTTCTCTGGGTGGCTGCTCATGCTGCTGGTGGGACTCATGTCAg gCGCCCTCGCCGGCGGCATCGACATCGCGGCCCACTGGCTGACGGACCTGAAAGAAGGCGTGTGTCTCAATGGCTTCTGGTTTAACCACGAGCACTGCTGCTGGACGTACAACGAGATGACGTTCCATGAGAGGGACCAATGTCCACAGTGGAAGAGCTGGGCTGAGCTCATAGCGGGGACGTCAGAG GGTGCGTTTGCTTACATCGTCAACTATTCGATGTACATCTTCTGGGCTCTGCTCTTCGCCTTCCTGGCCGTCGCTCTGGTCAGGGCCTTCGCTCCGTACGCATGTGGCTCAGGAATACCTGAG ATAAAAACCATCCTGAGTGGCTTCATCATCCGCGGCTACCTGGGGAAGTGGACCCTCATCATCAAGACCATCACCCTGGTCCTGGCCGTCTCCTCGGGGCTCAGTCTGGGGAAGGAAGGCCCCCTGGTGCACGTAGCCTGCTGCTGCGCTAACATACTGTGTCACCTGTTCACCAAATACCGCAAGAACGAGGCCAAGCGGCGAGAG GTTCTATCGGCGGCGGCGGCCGTGGGCGTGTCTGTGGCGTTCGGGGCTCCCATTGGAGGAGTCCTCTTCAGCCTGGAGGAA gtGAGTTATTACTTCCCCCTGAAGACCCTGTGGCGTTCCTTCTTCGCCGCTCTGGTCGCCGCCTTCACTCTCCGCTCCATCAACCCGTTTGGAAACAGCCGCCTGGTGCTGTTTTATGTGGAGTTCCACGCCCCGTGGCACCTGCTGGAGCTGGGCCCTTTTATCTTGCTGGGGATCTTCGGAGGCCTCTGGGGGGCGTTCTTCATCAGGGCCAACATTGCCTGGTGCAGGAGAC GTAAAACCACTCGTCTGGGCCACTACCCCGTCACGGAGGTGCTGGTGGTCACCGCGGTGACCGCCCTGATCGCGTTCCCCAACAGCTACACCAGGATGAGCGGAGCTGAGCTCATCTCCGAGCTGTTCAACGACTGCTCGCTGCTCGACTCCTCTCAGCTGTGTGGATACAAACAG CCAGCCAACTCAACAGGTGCAGGTAACAGCCTGGCGGACCGGCCTGCAGGAGAAGGCCTCTACACGGCTCTGTGGCAGCTGGCCTTGGCCTTGATATTCAAGATGATAATCACCGTTATCACCTTCGGCATGAAG GTTCCCTCCGGTCTCTTCATACCCAGCATGGCAGTCGGCGCCATCGCCGGCAGACTTCTGGGTGTCGGCATGGAGCAGTTGGCTTATTACAACCACGACTGGTTCATCTTCAAAGGGTGGTGCTCGCCGGGGGCGGACTGCATCACACCGGGGCTCTACGCCATGGTCGGAGCCGCTGCGTGTCTAG gtgGCGTGACTCGCATGACGGTGTCGCTGGTAGTCATCATGTTCGAGCTGACAGGCGGGCTGGAGTACATCGTCCCCCTCATGGCCGCAACCATGACCAGCAAATGGGTGGCAGATGCTTTCGGAAGAGAGGGAATCTACGAG GCTCACATCCGGCTGAACGGTTACCCCTTCCTGGAGGCCAAAGAGGAGTTCGACCACAGCAGCCTTGCTGTGGACGTGATGAGGCCCAGGAGGTCGGACCCGGCGCTGGCCATGCTCACGCAGGAGGGCATGACTGTGGGGGAGGTGGAG acgcTGGTGGAGAGCACGCACTACAGCGGGTTCCCCGTGGTCGTGTCCCAGGAGTCCCAGAGGCTCGTGGGGTTTGTGCTGAGGAGAGACCTGCTCATATCAATAG ACAACGCCCGGAAGCGGCAGGAAGGTGTCGTCAGCGCCTCCCACGTGGTTTTCACCGAGCACGCTCCTTCCCAGGCCGACGACGGCCCGCCTCCTCTCCGCCTCCGAGGGATCATGGACCTGAGCCCCTTCACGGTTACTGACCACACGCCCATGGACATCACCGTGGACATCTTCAGGAAGTTGGGGCTACGCCAATGTCTAGTCACGCATAACGG GAGGCTGCTGGGAATCATCACCAAGAAGGACATCCTGAAACACATGGCACAGATCGCCAACAGAGACCCGGACTCCATCCTCTTCAActga
- the clcn5b gene encoding H(+)/Cl(-) exchange transporter 5 isoform X3: MVWEFWTKQLDEEELVERDYEEYSSSRAAGMNGNGPSRLVDPLDDPLPGLGTYEDFNTIDWVREKSKDRDRHREITNKSRQSTLALLLSVIDAFSGWLLMLLVGLMSGALAGGIDIAAHWLTDLKEGVCLNGFWFNHEHCCWTYNEMTFHERDQCPQWKSWAELIAGTSEGAFAYIVNYSMYIFWALLFAFLAVALVRAFAPYACGSGIPEIKTILSGFIIRGYLGKWTLIIKTITLVLAVSSGLSLGKEGPLVHVACCCANILCHLFTKYRKNEAKRREVLSAAAAVGVSVAFGAPIGGVLFSLEEVSYYFPLKTLWRSFFAALVAAFTLRSINPFGNSRLVLFYVEFHAPWHLLELGPFILLGIFGGLWGAFFIRANIAWCRRRKTTRLGHYPVTEVLVVTAVTALIAFPNSYTRMSGAELISELFNDCSLLDSSQLCGYKQPANSTGAGNSLADRPAGEGLYTALWQLALALIFKMIITVITFGMKVPSGLFIPSMAVGAIAGRLLGVGMEQLAYYNHDWFIFKGWCSPGADCITPGLYAMVGAAACLGGVTRMTVSLVVIMFELTGGLEYIVPLMAATMTSKWVADAFGREGIYEAHIRLNGYPFLEAKEEFDHSSLAVDVMRPRRSDPALAMLTQEGMTVGEVETLVESTHYSGFPVVVSQESQRLVGFVLRRDLLISIDNARKRQEGVVSASHVVFTEHAPSQADDGPPPLRLRGIMDLSPFTVTDHTPMDITVDIFRKLGLRQCLVTHNGRLLGIITKKDILKHMAQIANRDPDSILFN; encoded by the exons ATGGTGTGGGAGTTCTGGACCAAGCAGCTGgacgaggaggagctggtggaaagGG ATTATGAGgagtacagcagcagcagagccgcCGGTATGAACGGGAACGGTCCCAGTAGACTGGTGGACCCGCTGGACGACCCGCTGCCCGGACTGGGCACCTACGAAGACTTCAACACCATCGACTGGGTCAGAGAGAAGAGCAAGGACCGCGACAGACACCGAGAG ATCACCAATAAGAGCCGGCAGTCGACTTTGGCTCTGCTGCTCAGCGTCATAGATGCCTTCTCTGGGTGGCTGCTCATGCTGCTGGTGGGACTCATGTCAg gCGCCCTCGCCGGCGGCATCGACATCGCGGCCCACTGGCTGACGGACCTGAAAGAAGGCGTGTGTCTCAATGGCTTCTGGTTTAACCACGAGCACTGCTGCTGGACGTACAACGAGATGACGTTCCATGAGAGGGACCAATGTCCACAGTGGAAGAGCTGGGCTGAGCTCATAGCGGGGACGTCAGAG GGTGCGTTTGCTTACATCGTCAACTATTCGATGTACATCTTCTGGGCTCTGCTCTTCGCCTTCCTGGCCGTCGCTCTGGTCAGGGCCTTCGCTCCGTACGCATGTGGCTCAGGAATACCTGAG ATAAAAACCATCCTGAGTGGCTTCATCATCCGCGGCTACCTGGGGAAGTGGACCCTCATCATCAAGACCATCACCCTGGTCCTGGCCGTCTCCTCGGGGCTCAGTCTGGGGAAGGAAGGCCCCCTGGTGCACGTAGCCTGCTGCTGCGCTAACATACTGTGTCACCTGTTCACCAAATACCGCAAGAACGAGGCCAAGCGGCGAGAG GTTCTATCGGCGGCGGCGGCCGTGGGCGTGTCTGTGGCGTTCGGGGCTCCCATTGGAGGAGTCCTCTTCAGCCTGGAGGAA gtGAGTTATTACTTCCCCCTGAAGACCCTGTGGCGTTCCTTCTTCGCCGCTCTGGTCGCCGCCTTCACTCTCCGCTCCATCAACCCGTTTGGAAACAGCCGCCTGGTGCTGTTTTATGTGGAGTTCCACGCCCCGTGGCACCTGCTGGAGCTGGGCCCTTTTATCTTGCTGGGGATCTTCGGAGGCCTCTGGGGGGCGTTCTTCATCAGGGCCAACATTGCCTGGTGCAGGAGAC GTAAAACCACTCGTCTGGGCCACTACCCCGTCACGGAGGTGCTGGTGGTCACCGCGGTGACCGCCCTGATCGCGTTCCCCAACAGCTACACCAGGATGAGCGGAGCTGAGCTCATCTCCGAGCTGTTCAACGACTGCTCGCTGCTCGACTCCTCTCAGCTGTGTGGATACAAACAG CCAGCCAACTCAACAGGTGCAGGTAACAGCCTGGCGGACCGGCCTGCAGGAGAAGGCCTCTACACGGCTCTGTGGCAGCTGGCCTTGGCCTTGATATTCAAGATGATAATCACCGTTATCACCTTCGGCATGAAG GTTCCCTCCGGTCTCTTCATACCCAGCATGGCAGTCGGCGCCATCGCCGGCAGACTTCTGGGTGTCGGCATGGAGCAGTTGGCTTATTACAACCACGACTGGTTCATCTTCAAAGGGTGGTGCTCGCCGGGGGCGGACTGCATCACACCGGGGCTCTACGCCATGGTCGGAGCCGCTGCGTGTCTAG gtgGCGTGACTCGCATGACGGTGTCGCTGGTAGTCATCATGTTCGAGCTGACAGGCGGGCTGGAGTACATCGTCCCCCTCATGGCCGCAACCATGACCAGCAAATGGGTGGCAGATGCTTTCGGAAGAGAGGGAATCTACGAG GCTCACATCCGGCTGAACGGTTACCCCTTCCTGGAGGCCAAAGAGGAGTTCGACCACAGCAGCCTTGCTGTGGACGTGATGAGGCCCAGGAGGTCGGACCCGGCGCTGGCCATGCTCACGCAGGAGGGCATGACTGTGGGGGAGGTGGAG acgcTGGTGGAGAGCACGCACTACAGCGGGTTCCCCGTGGTCGTGTCCCAGGAGTCCCAGAGGCTCGTGGGGTTTGTGCTGAGGAGAGACCTGCTCATATCAATAG ACAACGCCCGGAAGCGGCAGGAAGGTGTCGTCAGCGCCTCCCACGTGGTTTTCACCGAGCACGCTCCTTCCCAGGCCGACGACGGCCCGCCTCCTCTCCGCCTCCGAGGGATCATGGACCTGAGCCCCTTCACGGTTACTGACCACACGCCCATGGACATCACCGTGGACATCTTCAGGAAGTTGGGGCTACGCCAATGTCTAGTCACGCATAACGG GAGGCTGCTGGGAATCATCACCAAGAAGGACATCCTGAAACACATGGCACAGATCGCCAACAGAGACCCGGACTCCATCCTCTTCAActga